A genomic stretch from Hermetia illucens chromosome 7, iHerIll2.2.curated.20191125, whole genome shotgun sequence includes:
- the LOC119660808 gene encoding contactin codes for MTRFRTLSGILTILLFVTTNGQQYLDDYQLQQQPQQQNPSQTELLSPSGLAPGGLPYQQQQQYGSQQYGQQQFGQGTSDFYDQNPQLNENRNYNYNLYGNSLFDGLDGMDANSYCPEYWLAHRQTCYRFIKSPRRNWYDAKKICRAYNADLVHIDNTEKHAFILKQLLMQNQKENRYFISARETAPGSWINDDNSQFLMLEDSFSYEPNINERENLYDNKDLQLINRNFNNVSPNVRNPFGPVGGVVPGTNPLNSNPNLNTNPNLLDRTYKDNNPFLHADKTRLVYGYSRINDRWMFMPTYDTENNLFICESKQLYNIENVNLKADDRRAYDYGLEVRDFRQVPRGPYFIKQPVDTTFDTSKRALENYVSLSCLAGGFPTPTYTWYKEEYVNDNLTFLSIDPLVNERFTLSGGNLIIHDPTQNLDQGVYHCVAENKFGRIRSESTHLNFGYIMEFNLQRSEERAEMNWGKAMFCDPPQHYPGVKYYWSRDFFPNFVEEDQRVFVSFDGALYISSIEAVDRANYSCTVQSLVSSTGRNGPFFPLRVHPNSDYQALIFANTFPKVFPEAPVAGEEIRLECVGFGYPVPSYNWTRKDSALPRHAYQTSYNRVLIIPNATINDNGEYICTIENHRITLQKSILISIQQKPNFTIPLRDKIKDYNSEVSFICEASAVPDVNYTWYKNAELLDIERLNRDRYIIQDNFLTIKYLDPDKDNGMYQCKAENQLKAVYSSAQLRVLTMKPSFKKRPLEAEIYAIANGNTTIVCDPEAAPRPRFQWKKDGNVIGSGGNRRILPTGTLIISPTSRDDEGVYTCVASNSNGTDESRARLIVLRELRFTQALQPRLVYQIHDLVYMQCEVTYDEVLDVAYIWTHNGEVIKEDLQNRRIRIEENTLVIDNLTLLDAGQYECIAKSSVNQIKSETQLIVEGPPGAPGGLSVIEIGKTRALIEWVDGANNGRQILYYNILGRTNWNKTWTNVSIGVSAHETDRYTGRQRAEVTGLTPWSSYEFSVCAVNNLGIGIPSAPSPQYSTLDDKPYIPPRNVGGGGGKIGDLTITWEPLLPQEQNSHGIHYKVYWRLHGDEEWATEVLPVGQNVGRAVVNIPYDRYYTQYDVKVQAINNVGVGPASEIVTIYSAEDMPQVAPQTPVARSFNSTALNVTWSPVEQTREKIRGKLIGHRLKYWKSSLPEETSVYYLSRTTRPWALIVGLDPDTYYHVKVMVYNAAGEGPESERYLERTYRKPPQKPPSSVHVYGVNPSTVRVVWRYVAPTQEEEPIQGYKVRVWEADKDMSTANDTIVVVGSKLECFVDTLTPGKEYQMRVLAFSNGGDGRMSSPPLRFKMGNTHARESSGNEMRMNKILLTGVFAILYIYKMVIF; via the exons ATGACGCGATTTCGTACCTTATCCGGAATCCTTACGATTCTGCTTTTTGTAACGACTAATGGGCAACAGTACCTTGATGATTACCAACTGCAGCAGCAGCCGCAGCAACAGAATCCATCACAAACAGAACTATTATCTCCATCAGGATTAGCTCCAGGTGGTCTTCCCtaccaacaacagcaacaatatgGCTCTCAACAATATGGCCAACAACAGTTTGGGCAAGGAACCTCCGACTTTTATGACCAAAATCCACAACTGAATGAGAATCGAAACTATAATTACAATCTGTATGGCAACAGTTTATTCGATGGCCTGGATGGTATGGATGCTAACAGCTATTGTCCTGAATATTGGCTTGCCCATCGTCAGACATGTTACAGGTTCATCAAGTCCCCAAGAAGAAATTGGTATGATGCAAAGAAAATCTGTCGTGCCTACAATGCTGATCTGGTGCACATCGACAATACTGAGAAGCATGCATTCATCCTGAAACAGTTGTTGATGCAAAATCAGAAGGAGAACCGCTACTTCATATCGGCAAGGGAGACGGCCCCAGGGAGTTGGATAAATGACGATAACAGTCAGTTTTTAATGCTTGAGGATTCGTTTTCCTATGAACCTAATATAAACGAACGAGAGAATCTCTATGACAACAAGGACCTTCAGCTGATCAACCGGAACTTCAACAATGTCTCTCCAAATGTTAGGAATCCTTTTGGTCCTGTTGGAGGAGTTGTGCCCGGCACAAACCCCCTCAATTCAAATCCAAATCTCAATACAAACCCGAATCTACTGGATCGAACATATAAGGATAATAACCCTTTCTTGCATGCTGACAAAACTCGCCTGGTTTACGGGTACTCAAGGATCAACGATCGATGGATGTTTATGCCTACTTATGACACCGAAAATAACCTCTTCATCTGTGAATCAAAGCAGCTCTACAACATAGAGAACGTGAATCTCAAGGCTGACGACAGACGTGCCTATGACTACGGACTGGAAGTTAGGGATTTCAGACAGGTACCACGAGGTCCCTACTTCATCAAACAACCTGTTGATACGACCTTCGATACTTCGAAACGAGCGCTGGAGAATTATGTATCGCTAAGTTGCTTAGCTGGAGGTTTTCCCACTCCGACCTACACCTGGTACAAGGAGGAATACGTGAACGACAACCTAACGTTCTTATCGATTGATCCTTTAGTGAATGAACGCTTCACTCTCAGCGGAGGAAATCTGATCATACACGATCCTACTCAGAATTTGGATCAAGGTGTATACCACTGCGTCGCTGAGAATAAATTCGGACGAATTAGATCCGAGAGTACGCATCTGAACTTCGGTTATATTATGGAGTTCAATCTGCAAAGATCAGAGGAAAGGGCAGAAATGAACTGGGGTAAAGCCATGTTTTGTGATCCACCTCAGCACTATCCTGGCGTCAAGTACTATTGGTCCAGGGATTTCTTTCCTAATTTCGTGGAAGAGGATCAGAGAGTTTTTGTGAGTTTTGACGGTGCCCTGTACATTTCATCTATTGAAGCCGTCGACCGTGCCAACTATTCTTGCACCGTCCAGAGCTTGGTAAGCAGCACTGGAAGAAATGGTCCTTTCTTCCCGCTACGTGTTCATCCAAACAGTGACTATCAGGCGCTGATTTTTGCTAATACATTCCCGAAAGTCTTCCCAGAAGCACCAGTTGCTGGAGAAGAAATTCGGCTGGAATGCGTAGGATTTGGCTATCCCGTGCCGTCTTATAATTGGACACGTAAGGATAGTGCATTACCACGACACGCCTACCAGACAAGTTATAATCGTGTCCTGATAATACCGAATGCCACGATTAATGACAATGGGGAGTATATCTGTACGATTGAAAATCATCGGATAACATTGCAAAAATCTATCTTGATTAGCATCCAACAGAAGCCTAACTTTACAATACCCTTAAGGGATAAGATTAAGGACTATAATAGTGAGGTCAGTTTTATTTGTGAAGCATCTGCCGTGCCGGATGTCAATTACACTTGGTATAAGAATGCAGAGCTTCTGGACATCGAGAGATTAAATCGAGATCGCTATATAATCCAGGATAACTTCTTAACTATAAAGTACCTCGATCCGGACAAGGATAATGGCATGTATCAGTGCAAAGCAGAGAATCAATTGAAAGCTGTCTACTCGTCTGCCCAATTGCGTGTTCTTACGATGAAACCATCTTTCAAAAAGCGTCCCTTGGAAGCAGAAATATATGCTATAGCGAATGGTAATACTACAATTGTTTGTGATCCAGAAGCAGCACCGCGACCTCGCTTCCAATGGAAAAAGGATGGAAATGTCATTGGATCGGGTGGGAATCGAAGAATTCTGCCTACTGGTACGTTGATTATTTCTCCAACTTCACGAGATGACGAAGGAGTGTACACTTGCGTTGCATCAAACTCAAACGGGACGGACGAATCACGGGCACGACTTATTGTGTTGC GCGAACTACGATTCACACAGGCTTTACAGCCGCGCTTGGTTTATCAAATCCACGACTTGGTCTACATGCAATGTGAAGTAACTTACGATGAAGTCCTGGACGTGGCTTATATTTGGACCCACAACGGCGAAGTTATCAAGGAGGACCTTCAAAATCGACGAATT AGAATCGAAGAGAACACTTTAGTCATAGACAACCTAACCCTTCTGGATGCCGGACAATACGAATGTATTGCAAAATCATCAGTGAATCAAATCAAATCGGAAACTCAGTTGATTGTTGAAGGACCACCAGGAGCTCCGGGTGGTCTCAGCGTAATAGAAATTGGTAAAACACGTGCCTTAATCGAGTGGGTCGATGGTGCTAATAACGGTCGCCAGATACTCTACTATAATATATTGGGAAGGACGAACTGGAACAAAACATGGACCAATGTTTCCATTGGAGTCAGTGCTCATGAAACCGATCGATATACAGGTCGCCAGCGAGCCGAAGTAACAGGATTAACACCGTGGTCTAGCTACGAGTTCAGTGTATGCGCTGTGAATAATTTAGGTATCGGTATACCATCAGCTCCTTCACCGCAATATAGTACCCTGGATGATAAACCTTACATACCACCACGTAATGTTGGCGGAGGAGGTGGTAAAATCGGGGATTTGACAATTACTTGGGAGCCTTTATTGCCTCAAGAGCAGAATAGTCATGGAATTCACTATAAAGTTTACTGGCGACTGCATGGTGATGAAGAATGGGCTACTGAGGTCCTACCCGTTGGGCAAAATGTCGGAAGGGCTGTTGTGAATATACCATATGATCGGTATTATACTCAGTACGATGTTAAGGTTCAAGCAATCAATAATGTAGGAGTGGGACCGGCAAGTGAAATAGTTACCATATATTCTGCTGAGGATATGCCACAGGTTGCTCCACAGACACCGGTAGCGCGAAGTTTCAATTCGACTGCATTGAATGTGACCTGGAGCCCGGTTGAGCAAACCCGTGAAAAGATCCGCGGAAAGTTGATTGGACATCGT CTGAAGTACTGGAAGTCCTCACTGCCTGAGGAGACATCAGTTTACTATCTTTCGAGGACAACTCGACCCTGGGCACTCATTGTTGGTCTTGATCCCGACACATACTATCATGTTAAAGTTATGGTGTATAATGCAGCCGGTGAGGGTCCGGAGAGTGAAAGATATCTAG AGAGGACTTATCGTAAACCACCGCAAAAGCCACCATCATCAGTTCATGTTTACGGAGTGAATCCTTCAACAGTTCGTGTGGTATGGCGTTATGTTGCCCCCACTCAGGAGGAGGAACCTATACAAGGGTATAAG GTCCGTGTTTGGGAAGCTGACAAGGATATGTCCACGGCAAATGATACAATTGTTGTGGTTGGTAGTAAGCTTGAATGTTTTGTTGATACATTAACACCTGGAAAGGAATATCAAATGCGTGTATTGGCATTCAGCAATGGTGGAGATGGACGTATGTCAAGTCCACCGTTACGATTTAAAATGG GCAATACGCATGCTCGTGAATCCTCCGGTAATGAAATGCGGATGAACAAAATTCTACTAACAGGAGTTTTTgccattttatatatttataaaatgGTAATATTTTAg